GGGGACTCGTCCGCTTGCACGTCTCCCTCGCCCATGCCTCGTGCCccttcgccccgcgccccgcggatCTGCTTTTatccgacgcgcgcgttttTTGGATTTGGACCCGCCTTCACACGGATGATCTCcgactccgcgccgcgcgatggtGTCGTTGGCGCTggtgcgcgcggaggacgcgccgaAGCGATGCAGGATCGAGGCCGCGACGTTCAACCAGGACGAGTGGCCGGAGCGCAACGAGGGTCCGGGTTtcctcggcatcggcgcggccgccgagcgccgggaggcgtccacctcggggCGATCCAGGCCCCCCGAGAGGCTCATCctggtcgacggcgacgccgacgcggcggtgggatcGGTGATCATCTCCGAATCCGCGCAcccgccccgcggcgccccgcgcgggaccGTGAACTGCGTCCTCAACTCCCTCGTCGTGGCGCCGGagatgcgcggcggcgggcgcggtaaggcgctcgccgtcctcgccacgCGGTGGGCGATGGAGCACATGAACGCGGGCGTGGTCACCGCGTGGTGTCTCAAGCCGCTGCTCGGGCTGTACGTGGACGCGTGCGGGTTCGAGTAcgagccccccgcgcgggttgggttcgacgacgacgacggcggggacgtgtgCTGCCGCGCCTGGGCCGACCGCtggcgcgccccgccgacgtgAACCACCCACCTCGAGCGGGCACCCGCCGTACGTAGCATTCTCGTTAGATCATTCTTAGCTTATTAGACCGAGGTAACGACGCTAGCTAGCTGCACTCTCGCGCCCGCTAAGACTCATCACTCACAGGGCGTACGTCTTGGCCACCTGCCGAACGTCCCCGTACGTCAACAGCTccgccacgtcgtcgacgctgcCCACGAAC
This DNA window, taken from Micromonas commoda chromosome 2, complete sequence, encodes the following:
- a CDS encoding predicted protein, with amino-acid sequence MVSLALVRAEDAPKRCRIEAATFNQDEWPERNEGPGFLGIGAAAERREASTSGRSRPPERLILVDGDADAAVGSVIISESAHPPRGAPRGTVNCVLNSLVVAPEMRGGGRGKALAVLATRWAMEHMNAGVVTAWCLKPLLGLYVDACGFEYEPPARVGFDDDDGGDVCCRAWADRWRAPPT